In the Spirochaetia bacterium 38H-sp genome, TCTTGTTCTATCATCTTTGTATAATATTCTGTTAGTTTGTGTGTTGTGTTCTGCCATGTGAATTTCCTGCTTTGCTCTAAGGATTTTTGAGATAATTTCTTACATAGTTTAGAATCCTTTAAAATGATATTAAGTTTATTGGCAATATCCGACACATCATTGGGGTCTATTAATAGTCCAGATTCTCCAACAACCTCCGGTATTGATGATGTGTTGGATGCTACAACCGGTAAGCCGCAAGCCATTGCTTCTAGTGGCGGTAGGCCAAATCCCTCATAAAAAGATGTAAACAGAAATATTCTCGCCATTGAGTATAGAGCTCTGATGTCCTCATCGGGAATATGTCCCAATAGGATTATGTGATTATTGAGTTTATATTTATTTATAAGTTCTTTTACCTGTAAATATGAGTCAGAAAAATATCCTACTATGATATATTTTAAATCTGGATAATTGGAATGTATATTGTGAAAGGCTTTTATTGCATTTTCTATGTTTTTACGTTTTTGTATTGTTGACAATGTTATTATATAGTCGTTTGTTATATTATATTTATCTAATATTTTTTTTGCGTTTTCTTTATCAATCTTGTAAAAGAAATCAGATACACCGTTGGGGACCACAAACACTTTCTGCGGGTCAATATCCAGGTTTAGCTTTAATAGATCTTTTCTTGTTGATTCTGATATACAGTGTATCCAATGTCTTGGTGTTAATTCTTTTAATTTTGCTTCTATGAATTGGGTTAACTCGATATGTTCTGGTGTAGGATATAATATTGGTATAAGATCGTGTATTGTTATTAATGTACGAAAAGGGATTTCTTTTATATTGGTTTTTACAAAAAAGGGTAGATGAATAATATCATAATTTAACATACTAGGGTTTTTTATTTCTATTCCGGAGTATTGGTGTGTGGTTTTAGAAGTTGAATGTATATTAAGGATTCTTTTAAATTGTAGTTTGGATTGGAGTTTGGTATATTTCTTATAAATCTGTGCAAAACGGGCAAGAATGTATTGAGAATATGATAAAGAAGGTGGTACAAATGAAATATCTCGCAAGTCTGATTTTTTATGATATATTTGGCTT is a window encoding:
- a CDS encoding glycosyltransferase family 1 protein, with product MRNYEKIKLLFDISRFGSVWIDGSKKDIRGIYRVVLELAKNLSKEESLDLAFTSLSDKKICGASQIYHKKSDLRDISFVPPSLSYSQYILARFAQIYKKYTKLQSKLQFKRILNIHSTSKTTHQYSGIEIKNPSMLNYDIIHLPFFVKTNIKEIPFRTLITIHDLIPILYPTPEHIELTQFIEAKLKELTPRHWIHCISESTRKDLLKLNLDIDPQKVFVVPNGVSDFFYKIDKENAKKILDKYNITNDYIITLSTIQKRKNIENAIKAFHNIHSNYPDLKYIIVGYFSDSYLQVKELINKYKLNNHIILLGHIPDEDIRALYSMARIFLFTSFYEGFGLPPLEAMACGLPVVASNTSSIPEVVGESGLLIDPNDVSDIANKLNIILKDSKLCKKLSQKSLEQSRKFTWQNTTHKLTEYYTKMIEQDS